A region of Sphingomonas sp. DNA encodes the following proteins:
- a CDS encoding phospholipase produces the protein MIPGDGCWRIERADRARLIVDADDYFAAVRAAMMTAKKRIMLIGWDFDARIRIGDGRDGAPARVGDFILWLVKRNPELDVYLLRWDFGAVKAMFRGATPFILLRWWRHDRIHVQLDAMHPPGASHHQKIVVIDDEMAFCGGIDMTEGRWDTRAHRDNDPRRMGPNGKPTMPWHDATMALSGPVATALGELARERWRCATEQELAPAHGEGDPWPRDLVPDFENVDVAISRTRPDHAELTPVHEIESLYLSFIARARRFIYAENQYFASRRIGEAIAKRMAEPDPPEIVLVGPEQADGWLEQVAMDNARALLWEAIGKCDARQRFRIYHPFTAAGDSVYVHAKIMIVDDEVLRVGSSNWNNRSLRLDTECDVTIDDPALGEKIAAIRCGLMAEHLNCPAERVANVFAETGSLIDTIARLQGPGRSLRAYEPPELNEVEQALAENQALDPENPDELFEPFSSGKLLRRFPGLRRR, from the coding sequence ATGATCCCGGGGGACGGTTGCTGGCGGATCGAGCGGGCGGACAGGGCGCGGCTGATCGTCGATGCGGACGATTATTTCGCCGCCGTGCGCGCCGCGATGATGACGGCGAAGAAGCGGATCATGCTGATCGGCTGGGATTTCGACGCCCGCATCCGGATCGGCGACGGGCGGGACGGCGCGCCGGCGCGGGTCGGCGATTTCATCCTGTGGCTGGTGAAGCGCAATCCCGAGCTGGACGTCTACCTGCTGCGCTGGGATTTCGGCGCGGTGAAGGCGATGTTCCGCGGTGCGACGCCCTTCATCCTGCTGCGCTGGTGGCGGCACGATCGCATCCATGTCCAGCTCGATGCGATGCATCCGCCCGGCGCCTCGCACCATCAGAAGATCGTCGTGATCGACGACGAGATGGCCTTTTGCGGGGGCATCGACATGACGGAGGGGCGCTGGGACACGCGCGCCCACCGCGACAACGATCCGCGCCGGATGGGCCCCAACGGCAAGCCGACCATGCCTTGGCACGACGCGACCATGGCGCTCTCCGGTCCCGTCGCGACGGCGCTCGGCGAGCTGGCGCGCGAGCGGTGGCGCTGCGCGACGGAGCAGGAGCTGGCGCCCGCGCATGGCGAGGGCGATCCCTGGCCGCGCGACCTGGTGCCGGATTTCGAGAATGTCGACGTCGCCATCTCCCGCACCCGGCCGGACCATGCCGAACTCACCCCGGTCCACGAGATCGAATCCCTCTATCTCTCCTTCATCGCCCGGGCGCGGCGCTTCATCTATGCGGAAAACCAGTATTTCGCCTCGCGCCGGATCGGCGAGGCGATCGCGAAACGCATGGCCGAGCCCGATCCGCCGGAGATCGTGCTGGTCGGGCCGGAGCAGGCGGACGGCTGGCTGGAGCAGGTGGCGATGGACAATGCCCGCGCCTTGCTCTGGGAGGCGATCGGCAAATGCGACGCGCGGCAACGCTTCCGCATCTATCATCCGTTCACCGCCGCCGGCGATTCCGTCTACGTCCACGCCAAGATCATGATCGTCGACGACGAGGTGCTGCGCGTCGGCTCGTCCAACTGGAACAACCGCTCGCTGCGGCTCGACACCGAATGCGACGTGACGATCGACGATCCGGCGCTGGGCGAGAAGATCGCCGCGATCCGCTGTGGGCTGATGGCCGAGCATCTCAATTGCCCGGCGGAGCGCGTCGCCAACGTGTTCGCCGAAACCGGCTCGCTGATCGACACGATCGCGCGGCTGCAGGGGCCGGGCCGCTCGCTGCGCGCCTATGAACCGCCCGAGCTCAACGAAGTGGAACAGGCGCTGGCCGAAAATCAGGCGCTCGACCCGGAAAATCCCGACGAATTGTTCGAGCCTTTCTCGAGCGGCAAGCTGCTCCGCCGCTTCCCCGGGCTGCGGCGGCGCTGA
- the soxR gene encoding redox-sensitive transcriptional activator SoxR, whose translation MRGSELMAIGDLARRTGLSVSAIRFYETRGLVSALRSAGGQRRFLRSDIRRLSFIRIAQQLGFSIEEIAAQLAALPQGRTPTKADWTRISRAFREVLDERMKMIERMRDRLDGCIGCGCLSLRTCALYNPGDRLRARGPGARLLLGDVAEG comes from the coding sequence ATGCGCGGTTCGGAGCTGATGGCGATCGGCGATCTCGCCCGGCGAACCGGGCTGTCGGTCTCCGCGATCCGTTTCTACGAAACGCGCGGGCTGGTCTCCGCGCTGCGCAGCGCGGGTGGGCAGCGGCGCTTCCTGCGCTCCGACATCCGGCGCCTCTCCTTCATCCGCATCGCCCAGCAGCTCGGCTTCTCGATCGAGGAGATCGCCGCCCAGCTCGCCGCGTTGCCGCAGGGGCGCACGCCGACCAAAGCGGACTGGACGCGGATCAGCCGCGCCTTCCGCGAGGTGCTGGACGAACGGATGAAGATGATCGAGCGGATGCGCGATCGGCTCGACGGCTGCATCGGCTGCGGCTGCCTCTCGCTGCGCACCTGCGCGCTCTACAATCCGGGCGACCGGCTGCGCGCGCGGGGGCCGGGCGCCCGGCTGCTGCTCGGCGATGTCGCCGAGGGCTGA
- a CDS encoding VOC family protein, which yields MSIGTLEHVNVTVADPKRTAQMLCDLFGWHIRWQGPAKANGFTVHVGANDNYLAVYAYPPGGAPALDGGRLNHIGVVVDDLDAAEAKVVAAGCTPFNHRDYGPCRSFYFEDENGIEFEVVSYA from the coding sequence ATGAGCATCGGAACGCTGGAGCATGTGAACGTCACGGTCGCCGATCCGAAGCGCACCGCGCAGATGCTGTGCGACCTGTTCGGCTGGCACATCCGGTGGCAAGGGCCGGCCAAGGCGAACGGCTTCACCGTCCATGTCGGCGCCAACGACAATTATCTCGCCGTCTATGCCTATCCGCCCGGCGGTGCGCCGGCGCTGGACGGCGGCCGGCTCAACCATATCGGCGTGGTCGTCGACGATCTGGACGCGGCCGAGGCGAAGGTGGTCGCGGCCGGCTGCACCCCATTCAATCACCGCGATTACGGACCGTGCCGGAGCTTTTATTTCGAGGACGAGAACGGCATCGAGTTCGAGGTGGTGAGCTACGCCTGA
- a CDS encoding helix-turn-helix transcriptional regulator, which yields MNEGPDITRIAALIGERARASMLMALIGGRALTASELAAEAGITAQTASGHLARLHEGGLLRSRRQGRHRYFSLASAEVAETLEALMGLAARSGHLRSRPGPMDKALRQARLCYNHLAGELGVRMFDSLVSRGRLAFRDGDLTLTGAGRAFAADLGIDVDALKRQRAALCRECLDWSERRSHLAGSLGRALLTRFIELGWARADRATRVVRITAPGARRFQELFGPPAPAD from the coding sequence ATGAATGAAGGGCCGGATATCACCCGGATCGCCGCGCTGATCGGCGAGCGCGCGCGGGCGAGCATGCTGATGGCGCTGATCGGCGGCCGGGCCCTCACCGCCAGCGAGCTCGCGGCGGAAGCGGGAATCACGGCGCAGACCGCGAGCGGGCATCTGGCCAGGCTCCACGAAGGCGGACTGCTGCGGTCGCGCAGACAGGGGCGGCACAGATATTTCTCCCTCGCGTCGGCCGAAGTGGCGGAAACGCTCGAGGCGCTGATGGGATTGGCGGCGCGCAGCGGTCATCTGCGCAGCCGCCCCGGCCCGATGGACAAGGCGCTGAGGCAGGCCCGGCTCTGCTACAATCACCTGGCCGGGGAGCTTGGCGTGCGGATGTTCGACAGCCTGGTCTCCCGGGGCCGCCTGGCCTTCCGCGACGGAGATTTGACGCTGACCGGAGCCGGGCGTGCGTTCGCCGCGGATCTCGGCATAGATGTGGACGCCCTGAAGCGGCAGCGCGCGGCGCTGTGCCGCGAATGCCTCGACTGGAGCGAGCGTCGTTCGCATCTGGCCGGGAGCCTTGGGCGGGCGTTGCTGACCCGCTTCATTGAGCTGGGCTGGGCGCGGGCCGACAGGGCCACGCGCGTCGTGCGGATCACCGCGCCCGGCGCGCGTCGTTTTCAGGAGCTTTTCGGGCCGCCGGCGCCGGCCGATTGA
- a CDS encoding antibiotic biosynthesis monooxygenase translates to MIVMVFEFTVEPAEYEAYLEESSALRTQLARIDGFISVERFASHSEPGRFVAIGYFRDEEAVRRWRNLPEHRRAQMLGRDRFFSEYRLVMAEALRDYSRRRRDTAPEDSNRAHIPGDA, encoded by the coding sequence ATGATCGTGATGGTATTCGAATTCACCGTCGAACCGGCGGAATATGAGGCTTATCTGGAGGAATCGTCGGCGCTGCGCACGCAGCTCGCGCGAATCGACGGATTCATCTCGGTCGAGCGGTTCGCGAGCCACAGCGAGCCGGGCCGGTTCGTCGCGATCGGCTATTTCCGGGACGAGGAGGCCGTGCGCCGCTGGCGCAACCTGCCCGAGCACCGGCGGGCGCAGATGCTGGGCCGCGACCGGTTCTTCTCGGAATACCGGCTGGTGATGGCCGAAGCCTTGCGGGATTATTCCCGCCGGCGGCGCGACACCGCTCCCGAGGACAGCAATCGCGCGCACATTCCGGGAGACGCATGA
- a CDS encoding amino acid-binding protein: MTMFDLEIHLDDQPGALAAMGRALGAAGVSVEGGGAWVVDGRGIAHFLFHDGRAARRALENAGIAVAACRATVMLRLKQEVPGQLGELTGRMAAAGVNIAVLYSDHDHRLVLVVDRPDRAREIARQWGGPENPDMGE; the protein is encoded by the coding sequence ATGACCATGTTCGATCTTGAAATCCATCTCGACGACCAGCCCGGCGCGCTGGCCGCCATGGGGCGCGCCCTCGGCGCCGCGGGCGTGAGCGTCGAAGGCGGCGGCGCCTGGGTCGTGGACGGCAGGGGCATCGCGCATTTCCTGTTCCACGACGGCCGGGCCGCGCGGCGGGCGCTGGAGAACGCGGGCATCGCCGTCGCGGCCTGCCGCGCGACGGTCATGCTGCGGCTGAAGCAGGAAGTGCCCGGCCAGCTCGGCGAACTGACCGGACGCATGGCCGCGGCCGGCGTGAATATCGCGGTCCTCTACAGCGACCATGACCATCGGCTCGTCCTCGTCGTGGACCGACCGGATCGCGCCCGCGAGATCGCGCGGCAATGGGGCGGGCCAGAGAATCCGGACATGGGAGAATGA
- a CDS encoding Ppx/GppA family phosphatase has protein sequence MPQQAASAPQAPTPEATPEGDSPLNGRANGLPQRRWTSRHTYGAIDLGTNNCRLLIARPTEEGFTVIDAFSRVVRLGEGMATSGKLSDAAMDRAVSALSVCAEKLKRRHVSLARSVATEACRRAVNGRHFVERVRRETGIRLEIIAPEEEARLAMLGCHRLLEPGDGPALIFDIGGGSTELVLIDTDSGEPRIKCWWSAPWGVYSLTESEGRDFATAEERLAAYGRMRERVRHAFRRFTELLPSNREGIRLMGTSGTVTTLASVHLALPSYDRRAVDGLQVPIAAMREISETMSRLDRAGRAEFPCIGQERADLVVAGCAILEAIMDIWPAETLGIADRGIREGILRALMAKDGHLL, from the coding sequence ATGCCGCAGCAAGCCGCCTCGGCGCCGCAGGCGCCGACACCGGAAGCAACCCCAGAGGGGGACAGTCCCCTCAACGGTCGCGCCAATGGTCTTCCCCAGCGCCGCTGGACCTCCCGCCACACTTATGGCGCGATCGATCTCGGCACCAACAATTGCCGCCTCCTGATCGCGCGCCCGACCGAAGAGGGCTTCACCGTCATCGACGCATTTTCGCGCGTCGTCCGGCTCGGCGAGGGCATGGCGACCAGCGGCAAATTGTCCGATGCGGCGATGGACCGCGCCGTCTCGGCCCTGTCGGTCTGCGCCGAGAAGCTGAAGCGCCGTCATGTCAGCCTCGCCCGCTCGGTCGCCACCGAAGCCTGCCGCCGCGCCGTCAACGGCCGCCATTTCGTCGAGCGGGTGCGCCGCGAGACCGGCATCCGGCTCGAGATCATCGCGCCTGAGGAAGAGGCGCGGCTCGCGATGCTCGGCTGCCACCGGCTGCTCGAACCAGGCGACGGACCGGCGCTGATCTTCGACATCGGCGGCGGATCGACCGAATTGGTGTTGATCGACACCGACAGCGGCGAGCCCCGGATCAAATGCTGGTGGAGCGCACCCTGGGGCGTCTATTCGCTGACCGAGAGCGAAGGCCGCGATTTCGCCACCGCCGAGGAGCGGCTCGCCGCTTATGGCCGGATGCGCGAGCGCGTCCGCCATGCCTTCCGCCGCTTCACCGAGCTGCTCCCTTCGAACCGCGAGGGTATTCGCCTGATGGGGACGAGCGGAACGGTGACGACGCTGGCCAGCGTCCATCTGGCACTGCCCAGCTACGACCGGCGCGCAGTGGACGGCCTTCAGGTACCCATCGCCGCGATGCGCGAGATCAGCGAGACCATGTCGCGCCTCGACCGCGCCGGCCGCGCCGAATTCCCTTGCATCGGCCAGGAGCGGGCCGACCTGGTGGTCGCCGGCTGCGCGATTCTGGAGGCGATCATGGACATCTGGCCGGCCGAAACGCTGGGCATTGCTGATCGCGGCATCCGCGAGGGCATATTGCGCGCGCTGATGGCCAAGGACGGGCACCTGCTATGA
- a CDS encoding RlmE family RNA methyltransferase, translating to MSRSGGGPRTRVRTAKGRRVSSTRWLERQLNDPYVKRAKAEGYRSRAAYKLIELDERFGFLKGARKVVDLGIAPGGWTQVVRQRLPQAGVVGIDLLPTDPIDGAIILQMDFMDDAAPDLLKEALGGEADLVLSDMAANTVGHPQTDHLRTMGLVEAALLFATEILRPGGAFVAKVLAGGADANLVAELKRQFTSVKHAKPPASRKGSSEWYVVAQGFKG from the coding sequence ATGAGCCGGTCCGGCGGCGGGCCGCGCACGCGGGTCCGCACCGCCAAGGGCCGCCGGGTGAGCTCGACCCGCTGGCTGGAGCGGCAACTGAACGATCCCTATGTGAAGCGGGCGAAGGCAGAGGGCTATCGCAGTCGCGCCGCCTACAAGCTGATCGAGCTGGACGAAAGATTCGGCTTCCTGAAGGGCGCAAGGAAGGTCGTCGATCTCGGCATCGCGCCGGGCGGCTGGACCCAGGTGGTGCGCCAGCGATTGCCGCAGGCGGGCGTGGTCGGCATCGACCTGCTGCCGACCGATCCGATCGATGGCGCCATTATCCTGCAGATGGACTTCATGGACGATGCCGCACCCGACCTGCTCAAGGAGGCGCTGGGCGGCGAGGCCGATCTGGTGCTGTCCGACATGGCGGCCAACACGGTCGGCCACCCGCAAACCGATCACCTGCGCACGATGGGCCTGGTCGAAGCCGCGCTGCTGTTCGCGACCGAGATCCTGCGCCCCGGCGGTGCGTTCGTCGCCAAAGTGCTGGCCGGCGGCGCGGACGCGAACCTGGTCGCCGAGCTGAAGCGCCAGTTCACGTCCGTCAAGCACGCCAAGCCGCCGGCCAGCCGCAAGGGCTCGTCCGAATGGTATGTCGTGGCGCAGGGGTTCAAAGGCTAG
- a CDS encoding DsbA family protein: MAGKEGGWKQGLVGGLAGLLIGAVAVAGWYGFREPDRVATERIVRDYILNNGEILPEAMERLRQRQASAAVSQHRAALETPYHGAWAGAEDGDVVLVQFFDYACGYCRAANPDIERLLREDPRLKVVWRDYPVLGPASEAAAAASLAAARAGQFRPFHDRMFAAGRPSEATIAAAGRSLGLAPAPLDVEARTELQRNFELGRAVGATGTPTFVIGDRVLEGAVGYEALRDAIRAARSSS; the protein is encoded by the coding sequence ATGGCGGGCAAAGAGGGGGGCTGGAAGCAGGGTCTGGTCGGTGGCCTGGCCGGGCTGCTGATCGGCGCGGTCGCCGTGGCCGGCTGGTATGGCTTCCGCGAGCCCGATCGCGTCGCCACCGAGCGGATTGTGCGCGACTATATCCTGAACAATGGCGAGATATTGCCGGAGGCGATGGAGCGGCTGCGCCAGCGTCAGGCGTCGGCGGCGGTGTCGCAGCACCGGGCCGCGCTCGAGACTCCCTATCATGGCGCCTGGGCCGGAGCCGAGGATGGCGACGTCGTGCTCGTCCAGTTCTTCGATTATGCCTGCGGCTATTGCCGCGCCGCCAATCCGGACATCGAACGGCTGCTGCGCGAGGATCCGCGGCTGAAGGTGGTGTGGCGCGATTATCCGGTGCTCGGCCCGGCGAGCGAAGCCGCCGCCGCCGCCAGCCTCGCGGCGGCGCGCGCCGGCCAGTTTCGGCCTTTTCACGACCGGATGTTCGCCGCCGGCCGCCCGAGCGAGGCGACGATCGCCGCCGCCGGCCGCTCGCTCGGCCTCGCGCCCGCCCCGCTCGACGTCGAAGCGCGCACCGAATTGCAGCGCAATTTCGAGCTGGGCCGCGCCGTCGGCGCCACCGGCACGCCGACCTTCGTGATCGGCGATCGCGTGCTGGAGGGCGCGGTTGGCTACGAGGCGTTGCGGGATGCGATCCGCGCGGCGCGGTCGTCTTCCTAG
- a CDS encoding M48 family metalloprotease → MAAFVVRLIMIAALGMTVMARPAQAQMILRDAETEALLHDLSRPLVTAAGLRPEDVKIVLIGNPEINAFVAGGQIVYIHSGLITSADNANEVQGVIAHELGHVTGGHIIRLQEGIQQATGIMILSLLLGAAAIVAGAGEAGMGVLAAGQQAAMGQFLAFSRVQENSADQAGALYLQRAGISGRGSLAFFRRLQNLEFRLNIPQDNGYARTHPLTGERIARLEANYMADPAWDRPTDPELEARFQRVRAKLSGYIDEPRQVFNRYPERDTGVPARYARAYALHRTAHPDRAMNEVDALLVAAPHDPYFLELRGQIQLESGRPFEALASLREAVARAPDQPLIGSLLGHALIATEDSQNFEEAKRVLRAAVQRDNSNPFAWYQLGIIYDREGDQPRAALATAERYSLTGQPQLALPNAEQAMMGLQVGTSDWLRAQDIAMVSRTAVERQRRNRR, encoded by the coding sequence ATGGCCGCCTTTGTCGTCCGGCTGATCATGATCGCCGCGCTCGGCATGACGGTCATGGCGCGGCCCGCGCAGGCGCAGATGATCCTGCGCGATGCCGAGACCGAGGCGCTGCTCCACGATCTGTCGCGGCCGCTGGTGACGGCGGCGGGGCTGCGGCCGGAAGACGTCAAGATCGTCCTCATCGGCAATCCGGAGATCAACGCCTTCGTCGCGGGCGGCCAGATCGTGTACATTCATTCCGGCCTGATCACGTCCGCCGACAATGCCAACGAGGTGCAGGGCGTGATCGCCCACGAGCTCGGTCATGTCACCGGCGGCCACATCATCCGCCTTCAGGAAGGCATCCAGCAGGCGACCGGGATCATGATCCTGTCGCTGCTGCTGGGTGCGGCCGCGATCGTCGCCGGCGCTGGAGAGGCGGGGATGGGCGTGCTCGCCGCCGGGCAACAGGCCGCGATGGGCCAGTTCCTCGCCTTCAGCCGGGTGCAGGAGAACAGCGCCGACCAGGCCGGCGCGCTCTATCTCCAGCGGGCCGGAATCAGCGGGCGCGGCAGCCTCGCCTTCTTCCGCCGTCTCCAGAATCTCGAATTCCGGCTGAACATCCCGCAGGACAATGGCTATGCGCGCACGCACCCGCTGACCGGCGAGCGCATCGCGCGCCTGGAAGCGAACTATATGGCCGATCCGGCCTGGGATAGGCCCACGGATCCCGAGCTGGAAGCGCGCTTCCAGCGGGTCCGCGCGAAGCTGTCCGGCTATATCGACGAGCCGCGGCAGGTGTTCAACCGCTATCCCGAGCGGGATACGGGCGTGCCGGCCCGTTATGCCCGCGCTTATGCGTTGCATCGCACCGCGCATCCGGACCGGGCGATGAACGAAGTCGATGCGCTGCTCGTCGCCGCGCCGCACGATCCCTATTTCCTGGAACTGAGAGGGCAGATTCAGCTCGAATCCGGCCGCCCGTTCGAAGCGCTCGCTTCGTTGCGCGAGGCCGTCGCGCGCGCGCCCGATCAGCCGCTGATCGGCTCGCTCCTCGGCCATGCCCTGATCGCGACCGAGGATTCGCAGAATTTCGAAGAGGCCAAGCGCGTGCTGCGTGCCGCGGTCCAGCGGGACAATTCCAACCCCTTCGCCTGGTATCAGCTCGGCATCATCTACGACCGTGAGGGCGATCAGCCGCGCGCCGCGCTGGCGACCGCCGAGCGTTACAGCCTGACCGGCCAGCCGCAGCTGGCCCTGCCCAACGCCGAGCAGGCGATGATGGGCCTGCAGGTCGGCACGTCCGACTGGCTGCGCGCTCAGGACATCGCGATGGTGTCGCGCACCGCGGTCGAACGGCAGCGGCGGAATCGGCGCTGA
- a CDS encoding ribonuclease E/G, with translation MTMRMLIDARHQEETRVAVIKGNRIEEFDFESAEHKQLKGNIYLAKVTRVEPSLQAAFVDYGGNRHGFLAFSEIHPDYYQIPKEDREALLREEAEHAEEEARLRAAEFDREEAEVVEADIEPIEAETVTADSDEEAEAEAEGEEIAPAPAEEAENGSEESAAENLRRKRQNLRRRYKIQDVIRRRQVLLVQVVKEERGNKGAALTTYLSLAGRYCVLMPNTSHGGGISRKISNGSDRKRLKQIMADLALPVSMGLIVRTAGLQRTKVEIKRDFDYLARLWDEIRENTLKSSAPSLVHQDSDLIKRAIRDVYNREIDEVIVEGDDGYKDARSFMKLLMPSHVRRVKQYVDPVPLFQRHGVEDQLSAMYQPLVQLKSGGYIVINPTEALVSIDINSGRSTREHNIEQTAFSTNIEAAHEIARQLRLRDMAGLVVIDFIDMESNGHIRKVEKAMKEALKNDRARIQVGRISSFGLMEMSRQRLRTGVLEASTRACPHCEGTGLMRTAASAGLSALRMLEDEAARGRGSRIVLRAGREAAIYLLNKKRAEIGEVEARYGVAIEVIIEEAFEGARMAVESVGPPPAERPRAAPVAPIVEDEDDEIVADDEEIEEEEEETREGAALRRRERAEGEDEERGDGRRRRRRRGRRGGRRRERAEGEVEDDAERVPQDAEAPADAEPAPEDEAPARKSRRRPRARKRDEAVDVTEAVEPAEAASAPEPAVAADAPAEKPKRPRRKKADAEPAEKGADAQDAPEASPAAANDAGADAPAERPKRTRRKKTDARSAEERAADAAEPSGDGADEGDGPRRGWWQRTFGA, from the coding sequence ATGACCATGCGCATGCTGATCGACGCGCGCCACCAGGAGGAGACCCGGGTGGCCGTGATCAAAGGGAACCGGATCGAGGAATTTGATTTCGAATCCGCCGAGCACAAGCAGCTCAAGGGGAATATCTATCTCGCCAAGGTAACCCGCGTCGAACCGTCGCTGCAGGCGGCATTCGTCGATTATGGCGGCAACCGCCACGGCTTCCTGGCGTTCAGCGAAATCCACCCGGATTATTATCAGATCCCGAAAGAGGATCGCGAGGCGCTGCTGCGCGAGGAAGCGGAGCATGCCGAGGAGGAGGCGCGGCTGCGCGCCGCCGAGTTCGACCGCGAGGAGGCCGAGGTCGTCGAGGCCGATATCGAGCCGATCGAGGCGGAGACGGTGACCGCCGACAGCGACGAGGAAGCGGAAGCCGAGGCGGAGGGCGAGGAGATCGCACCCGCGCCGGCCGAGGAAGCCGAGAACGGCTCCGAGGAGAGCGCCGCCGAGAATCTGCGCCGCAAGCGCCAGAATCTGCGCCGCCGCTACAAGATCCAGGATGTGATCCGCCGCCGGCAGGTGCTGCTCGTCCAGGTCGTGAAGGAGGAGCGCGGCAACAAGGGCGCGGCGCTGACCACCTATCTTTCCCTCGCCGGCCGCTATTGCGTGCTGATGCCCAACACGTCGCATGGCGGCGGGATCAGCCGGAAGATTTCCAACGGCTCCGACCGCAAGCGTCTCAAGCAGATCATGGCGGACCTCGCCTTGCCGGTCAGCATGGGCCTGATCGTGCGGACGGCCGGGCTCCAGCGCACCAAGGTCGAGATCAAACGCGATTTCGACTATCTCGCCCGCCTGTGGGACGAGATCCGCGAGAACACGCTCAAATCCTCCGCGCCATCGCTCGTCCATCAGGACAGCGATCTCATCAAGCGGGCGATCCGCGACGTCTACAATCGCGAGATCGACGAGGTGATCGTCGAGGGCGATGACGGCTACAAGGACGCGCGCAGCTTCATGAAGCTGCTCATGCCCAGCCATGTCCGGCGGGTGAAGCAATATGTCGATCCGGTTCCGCTCTTCCAGCGGCACGGCGTCGAGGACCAGCTTTCGGCGATGTACCAGCCGCTCGTGCAGTTGAAGTCGGGCGGTTATATCGTCATCAATCCGACCGAGGCTTTGGTGTCGATCGACATCAACTCGGGCCGATCGACCCGCGAGCACAATATCGAGCAGACCGCTTTTTCGACCAATATCGAGGCGGCGCACGAGATCGCGCGCCAGCTGCGCCTGCGCGACATGGCCGGCCTGGTCGTGATCGATTTCATCGACATGGAATCGAACGGCCATATCCGGAAGGTCGAAAAGGCGATGAAGGAGGCGCTCAAGAACGACCGCGCCCGCATCCAGGTCGGCCGGATCAGCTCGTTCGGGTTGATGGAGATGAGCCGCCAGCGGCTGCGCACCGGCGTGCTGGAAGCCTCGACCCGCGCCTGCCCGCATTGCGAGGGCACCGGGCTGATGCGCACCGCCGCGTCGGCGGGCCTGTCGGCGCTGCGCATGCTGGAGGACGAGGCCGCGCGGGGCCGGGGCAGCCGGATCGTGCTGCGCGCCGGGCGTGAAGCGGCGATCTATCTGCTCAACAAGAAGCGCGCCGAGATCGGCGAGGTCGAGGCGCGCTACGGCGTCGCGATCGAGGTGATCATCGAGGAGGCGTTCGAAGGCGCCCGCATGGCGGTCGAATCGGTCGGCCCGCCGCCGGCCGAGCGCCCGCGCGCCGCGCCGGTCGCGCCGATCGTCGAGGACGAGGATGACGAGATCGTCGCCGATGACGAGGAGATCGAAGAGGAAGAGGAGGAAACACGGGAAGGGGCCGCGCTACGCCGCCGCGAGCGCGCCGAGGGCGAGGACGAGGAGCGCGGCGACGGCCGCCGCCGCCGCCGCCGTCGCGGTCGCCGGGGCGGTCGCCGCCGCGAGCGCGCCGAGGGCGAGGTCGAGGACGACGCCGAAAGGGTCCCGCAGGACGCCGAAGCGCCGGCGGATGCCGAGCCGGCCCCCGAGGACGAAGCACCGGCGCGCAAGAGCCGCCGCCGCCCCCGTGCGCGCAAGCGCGACGAAGCCGTGGATGTGACCGAAGCGGTCGAGCCCGCCGAGGCCGCGTCGGCGCCCGAACCCGCCGTCGCGGCGGACGCGCCGGCGGAAAAGCCGAAGCGGCCGCGCCGCAAGAAGGCGGATGCCGAGCCGGCCGAGAAGGGCGCCGATGCCCAGGACGCGCCTGAAGCGTCTCCGGCGGCGGCCAACGATGCCGGGGCGGACGCGCCGGCGGAAAGGCCGAAGCGGACTCGCCGCAAGAAAACGGATGCCAGATCGGCCGAGGAGCGGGCCGCGGACGCTGCCGAACCGTCCGGCGATGGCGCCGACGAAGGCGATGGTCCGCGCCGTGGCTGGTGGCAGCGGACCTTCGGCGCCTGA